The Archocentrus centrarchus isolate MPI-CPG fArcCen1 chromosome 7, fArcCen1, whole genome shotgun sequence genome window below encodes:
- the stat6 gene encoding signal transducer and activator of transcription 6 isoform X2, with translation MAQWIQMTQMLQRLPYETVSSLYPPNSFPIEVRHYIAEWIENQRWEDFSIENVELQSQAENLLDQAITILQTVALQNANVVERMKLMQMSRNMDLFRQQPLKFAVMVRDILRQERALVPRSNPAPSQSYQMRDLVNMQDVDHLVLKVLNLQEIRKSMHQVQEELNWERQNFESLQATFQQNGLDGKSEVQKLQAHIKQLEYNVQALTTKQTHLLKECVDSLGNCQTRFIDRLKDWVWDQRKAAIGFPFDDNLNPLQTWCEQLLGMNGNLRQELMLTGEMSSDLQERLSQLLQVLIQSSFIVDKQPPQVIKTQSKFSTTVRYLLGEKVAPGKPVMVKAQIINEMQARNLGSVPGDNVGELINNSAVLEHNLATKSTCANFRNMSIKKIKRADRKGSESVTEEKFALLFTAEITITGCDTPYRIQVISQPVVVIVHGSQDNNAVATIIWDCAFSERDRIPFVVPERVPWRMMYNTLNSKFTSEVGTQHNLDQYNQHFLAQKIFDKPDYADDFSNMMVSWAQFNKEVLPGRTFTFWQWFEGVMELTKKHLKSYWSEGLIFGFIGKQHLHLILKDRPNGTFLLRFSDSEIGGITIAYVSPSENGGQKIQNIQPFSKRDLEIRGLGDRIRDIEHITYLYPEYNKRDVFGKFYTEPQLSTNTGYIPVSLQLRIGMDAPPPASNTAQGSSANFIMETMPSPQVGFPVEAASSGSNIVTAAEASPSGFSMQQFQSPFNSPEFPDEIIDPTGSSSGAIEPMPLDLDFFS, from the exons ATGGCCCAGTGGATACAAATGACCCAGATGCTACAGCGTCTGCCTTACGAGACAGTCAGCAGCCTCTATCCACCAAACTCCTTCCCCATTGAAGTCAGGCATTATATAGCTGAGTGGATAGAGAACCAAAGATG GGAAGACTTTTCAATTGAAAACGTGGAGCTTCAGAGTCAAGCTGAAAATCTGTTGGACCAGGCCATCACCATACTGCAAACGGTTGCTCTGCAGAACGCCAATGTTGTTGAGAGGATGAAGCTGATGCAGATGAGCAGGAACATG GATCTGTTTCGCCAGCAGCCGCTAAAGTTTGCAGTGATGGTCAGGGATATCCTCAGGCAGGAGAGGGCTCTGGTACCCAGG AGCAACCCTGCACCCAGCCAATCGTACCAGATGCGAGATTTAGTGAACATGCAGGATGTAGACCACCTGGTTCTGAAGGTGCTTAATCTCCAGGAGATTCGAAAATCCATGCACCAGGTGCAAGAAGAGCTCAACTGGGAGAGGCAAAACTTTGAGAGTTTGCaag CGACCTTCCAGCAGAATGGACTGGATGGAAAATCAGAAGTCCAGAAACTTCAAGCACACATCAAGCAGCTGGAGTACAATGTACAAGCATTGACCACG AAACAAACACACCTGCTGAAGGAGTGTGTGGACTCTCTAGGCAATTGCCAGACCCGATTTATTGACAGGCTGAAGGACTGGGTGTGGGATCAGCGCAAGGCAGCCATAGGATTTCCTTTTGATGACAACCTCAACCCCCTGCAGACCTG GTGTGAGCAGCTTCTTGGGATGAATGGAAACCTGAGACAGGAACTGATGCTGACGGGGGAAATGAGCTCTGACCTCCAGGAAAGGCTCTCGCAACTTCTGCAGGTTCTGATCCAAAG CTCCTTTATAGTGGACAAGCAGCCCCCGCAGGTGATTAAGACTCAGTCAAAGTTCTCCACAACTGTGCGATATCTGCTGGGAGAGAAAGTGGCTCCTGGGAAGCCTGTGATGGTGAAGGCACAAATCATTAATGAAATGCAGGCCAGGAACCTGGGCAGTGTACCTGG TGATAATGTGGGTGAACTGATCAACAATTCAGCTGTCCTAGAACACAATTTAGCCACCAAGAGCACGTGTGCCAACTTCAGAAACATG TCCATCAAGAAAATCAAGAGAGCAGACAGAAAGGGCTCAGAGTCGGTGACAGAGGAGAAATTTGCTCTCCTGTTCACAGCAGAGATCACCATCACAGGTTGTGACACTCCGTATAGGATACAG GTGATCTCTCAGCCAGTGGTTGTTATTGTTCATGGCAGTCAAGACAACAATGCTGTGGCCACCATCATATGGGACTGCGCGTTCTCTGAGCGA GACAGAATCCCCTTTGTGGTGCCGGAGCGTGTGCCGTGGAGGATGATGTACAACACTCTCAACAGTAAATTTACATCTGAGGTCGGGACGCAGCACAATTTGGACCAGTACAACCAACACTTCTTGGCCCAGAAGATCTTTGATAAGCCTGACTATGCTGATGACTTCAGTAACATGATGGTTTCCTGGGCCCAGTTTAATAAG GAGGTCCTCCCGGGTCGAACGTTCACCTTCTGGCAGTGGTTTGAAGGAGTAATGGAGCTAACCAAGAAACACCTGAAGTCCTACTGGAGCGAAGG GCTGATATTTGGTTTCATTGGGAAGCAGCATCTCCACCTGATTCTCAAAGACAGGCCCAATGGAACGTTCCTGCTTCGATTTAGTGACTCTGAAATTGGAGGCATCACCATCGCGTATGTGTCTCCTAGTGAAA atgGGGGACAAAAAATCCAGAACATTCAGCCTTTCAGCAAGAGAGACCTTGAGATCCGTGGCCTCGGGGACCGCATTCGTGACATTGAGCACATAACATATCTCTATCCAGAATATAATAAACGTGACGTTTTCGGAAAGTTCTACACAG AGCCTCAGTTATCCACAAACACAGGTTACATCCCAGTGTCCCTCCAGCTTAGAATCGGCAT GGATGCCCCACCTCCAGCTTCCAATACAGCACAGGGAAGTTCTGCTAACTTCATTAT GGAAACCATGCCCTCACCTCAGGTTGGCTTCCCTGT GGAAGCTGCATCCTCGGGATCCAACATAGTAACTGCGGCTGAAGCCTCTCCCAGTGGCTTCTCTAT GCAACAGTTCCAGTCACCATTCAACTCACCAGAGTTCCCTGATGAAATAATAGATCCTACAGGGAGTTCATCTGGGGCCATAGAACCCAT GCCTCTGGATTTGGACTTTTTCAGTTAA
- the stat6 gene encoding signal transducer and activator of transcription 6 isoform X1, whose amino-acid sequence MAQWIQMTQMLQRLPYETVSSLYPPNSFPIEVRHYIAEWIENQRWEDFSIENVELQSQAENLLDQAITILQTVALQNANVVERMKLMQMSRNMDLFRQQPLKFAVMVRDILRQERALVPRSNPAPSQSYQMRDLVNMQDVDHLVLKVLNLQEIRKSMHQVQEELNWERQNFESLQATFQQNGLDGKSEVQKLQAHIKQLEYNVQALTTKQTHLLKECVDSLGNCQTRFIDRLKDWVWDQRKAAIGFPFDDNLNPLQTWCEQLLGMNGNLRQELMLTGEMSSDLQERLSQLLQVLIQSSFIVDKQPPQVIKTQSKFSTTVRYLLGEKVAPGKPVMVKAQIINEMQARNLGSVPGDNVGELINNSAVLEHNLATKSTCANFRNMSIKKIKRADRKGSESVTEEKFALLFTAEITITGCDTPYRIQVISQPVVVIVHGSQDNNAVATIIWDCAFSERDRIPFVVPERVPWRMMYNTLNSKFTSEVGTQHNLDQYNQHFLAQKIFDKPDYADDFSNMMVSWAQFNKEVLPGRTFTFWQWFEGVMELTKKHLKSYWSEGLIFGFIGKQHLHLILKDRPNGTFLLRFSDSEIGGITIAYVSPSENGGQKIQNIQPFSKRDLEIRGLGDRIRDIEHITYLYPEYNKRDVFGKFYTVEPQLSTNTGYIPVSLQLRIGMDAPPPASNTAQGSSANFIMETMPSPQVGFPVEAASSGSNIVTAAEASPSGFSMQQFQSPFNSPEFPDEIIDPTGSSSGAIEPMPLDLDFFS is encoded by the exons ATGGCCCAGTGGATACAAATGACCCAGATGCTACAGCGTCTGCCTTACGAGACAGTCAGCAGCCTCTATCCACCAAACTCCTTCCCCATTGAAGTCAGGCATTATATAGCTGAGTGGATAGAGAACCAAAGATG GGAAGACTTTTCAATTGAAAACGTGGAGCTTCAGAGTCAAGCTGAAAATCTGTTGGACCAGGCCATCACCATACTGCAAACGGTTGCTCTGCAGAACGCCAATGTTGTTGAGAGGATGAAGCTGATGCAGATGAGCAGGAACATG GATCTGTTTCGCCAGCAGCCGCTAAAGTTTGCAGTGATGGTCAGGGATATCCTCAGGCAGGAGAGGGCTCTGGTACCCAGG AGCAACCCTGCACCCAGCCAATCGTACCAGATGCGAGATTTAGTGAACATGCAGGATGTAGACCACCTGGTTCTGAAGGTGCTTAATCTCCAGGAGATTCGAAAATCCATGCACCAGGTGCAAGAAGAGCTCAACTGGGAGAGGCAAAACTTTGAGAGTTTGCaag CGACCTTCCAGCAGAATGGACTGGATGGAAAATCAGAAGTCCAGAAACTTCAAGCACACATCAAGCAGCTGGAGTACAATGTACAAGCATTGACCACG AAACAAACACACCTGCTGAAGGAGTGTGTGGACTCTCTAGGCAATTGCCAGACCCGATTTATTGACAGGCTGAAGGACTGGGTGTGGGATCAGCGCAAGGCAGCCATAGGATTTCCTTTTGATGACAACCTCAACCCCCTGCAGACCTG GTGTGAGCAGCTTCTTGGGATGAATGGAAACCTGAGACAGGAACTGATGCTGACGGGGGAAATGAGCTCTGACCTCCAGGAAAGGCTCTCGCAACTTCTGCAGGTTCTGATCCAAAG CTCCTTTATAGTGGACAAGCAGCCCCCGCAGGTGATTAAGACTCAGTCAAAGTTCTCCACAACTGTGCGATATCTGCTGGGAGAGAAAGTGGCTCCTGGGAAGCCTGTGATGGTGAAGGCACAAATCATTAATGAAATGCAGGCCAGGAACCTGGGCAGTGTACCTGG TGATAATGTGGGTGAACTGATCAACAATTCAGCTGTCCTAGAACACAATTTAGCCACCAAGAGCACGTGTGCCAACTTCAGAAACATG TCCATCAAGAAAATCAAGAGAGCAGACAGAAAGGGCTCAGAGTCGGTGACAGAGGAGAAATTTGCTCTCCTGTTCACAGCAGAGATCACCATCACAGGTTGTGACACTCCGTATAGGATACAG GTGATCTCTCAGCCAGTGGTTGTTATTGTTCATGGCAGTCAAGACAACAATGCTGTGGCCACCATCATATGGGACTGCGCGTTCTCTGAGCGA GACAGAATCCCCTTTGTGGTGCCGGAGCGTGTGCCGTGGAGGATGATGTACAACACTCTCAACAGTAAATTTACATCTGAGGTCGGGACGCAGCACAATTTGGACCAGTACAACCAACACTTCTTGGCCCAGAAGATCTTTGATAAGCCTGACTATGCTGATGACTTCAGTAACATGATGGTTTCCTGGGCCCAGTTTAATAAG GAGGTCCTCCCGGGTCGAACGTTCACCTTCTGGCAGTGGTTTGAAGGAGTAATGGAGCTAACCAAGAAACACCTGAAGTCCTACTGGAGCGAAGG GCTGATATTTGGTTTCATTGGGAAGCAGCATCTCCACCTGATTCTCAAAGACAGGCCCAATGGAACGTTCCTGCTTCGATTTAGTGACTCTGAAATTGGAGGCATCACCATCGCGTATGTGTCTCCTAGTGAAA atgGGGGACAAAAAATCCAGAACATTCAGCCTTTCAGCAAGAGAGACCTTGAGATCCGTGGCCTCGGGGACCGCATTCGTGACATTGAGCACATAACATATCTCTATCCAGAATATAATAAACGTGACGTTTTCGGAAAGTTCTACACAG taGAGCCTCAGTTATCCACAAACACAGGTTACATCCCAGTGTCCCTCCAGCTTAGAATCGGCAT GGATGCCCCACCTCCAGCTTCCAATACAGCACAGGGAAGTTCTGCTAACTTCATTAT GGAAACCATGCCCTCACCTCAGGTTGGCTTCCCTGT GGAAGCTGCATCCTCGGGATCCAACATAGTAACTGCGGCTGAAGCCTCTCCCAGTGGCTTCTCTAT GCAACAGTTCCAGTCACCATTCAACTCACCAGAGTTCCCTGATGAAATAATAGATCCTACAGGGAGTTCATCTGGGGCCATAGAACCCAT GCCTCTGGATTTGGACTTTTTCAGTTAA